The Candidatus Cloacimonadota bacterium genome has a segment encoding these proteins:
- a CDS encoding glycerol-3-phosphate acyltransferase — protein MNIILKEIILVLIAYWIGSFSFARIFTKLFRNLNIYKVGNFIADASNVYHNVSRPLGILVWLLDFLRIYVTLWIIHLIFLKHEPELLLLVGFSMTIGHCFPVMHNFKGGRGVVAYSALLFYFAPLPTFIVGIASLLIALLFHQARFSQYMMVIVVPIACYIFKTGKVWARYLFLTSIIMGIINYFVSKRYGEI, from the coding sequence ATGAATATTATTTTGAAAGAGATAATTTTAGTTTTAATTGCGTATTGGATTGGCTCGTTTTCTTTTGCAAGAATATTTACAAAACTATTTCGCAATCTTAATATATATAAAGTTGGTAATTTTATTGCAGATGCTTCCAATGTATATCACAATGTAAGTAGGCCTTTAGGAATTTTGGTATGGTTATTAGATTTCTTGCGAATTTATGTTACACTTTGGATTATTCATTTAATATTTCTAAAGCATGAGCCAGAACTTTTACTTTTGGTAGGCTTTTCTATGACGATAGGACATTGCTTTCCTGTAATGCATAATTTCAAAGGCGGGCGAGGTGTAGTTGCATATTCTGCTCTGCTCTTCTACTTTGCACCCTTACCTACTTTTATTGTGGGTATTGCTTCACTATTAATAGCACTACTTTTTCATCAAGCACGCTTTTCCCAATATATGATGGTAATAGTGGTCCCAATTGCTTGTTATATTTTTAAAACTGGTAAAGTATGGGCGAGATATTTATTTCTGACTTCAATTATTATGGGTATTATAAATTATTTCGTGTCAAAAAGATATGGAGAGATATGA
- a CDS encoding class II glutamine amidotransferase, with the protein MKAQNIKNRWWIHILIIASLLLVTLSTNAQADCRLLGMTAKDDYFLYNETSMVENLLDELQVQGGYLYPYYDGWCLLFYRDDNEIVLDYDIWRDADPAYNDNDYDIFQENFVNQDIEATVGMGHVRSATNVPDIPDPHPFVWQYEPYAHQFTFAHNGTVDKYYITWQINGFLDWCQENGFEPQMHGGTGEWWNNLYYVVDTEIYFFLVMWRIYLNDGDIISGIHEALNLISDLTYWPTTAKNFIFSDNTGLYAYREIEAGSPSVYELYYFDDSNCNILAAMSDPPGDNPPPGWNYINDGTLVYLPRVGNATAFEDFYSNDVFVHHLEGDESIRWNWVSFPVLEEIEPVGTNALDVLASILDPDILEGVYYESNTDPVIWYNEQILDWENDLEDENFHTIDGYKIRMNQPAVLLVSGDWELQTTEIPLYENQENWIG; encoded by the coding sequence ATGAAAGCACAGAATATAAAAAATAGATGGTGGATACACATTCTAATAATAGCTTCATTATTGTTAGTAACATTATCTACTAATGCACAAGCGGATTGCCGATTACTGGGTATGACAGCAAAAGATGACTATTTTTTATATAATGAAACAAGTATGGTAGAAAATTTGTTAGATGAATTGCAAGTACAAGGTGGATATTTATACCCATATTATGATGGTTGGTGTTTATTATTTTATAGAGATGATAACGAGATAGTATTGGATTATGATATATGGAGAGATGCAGATCCAGCCTATAACGATAATGACTACGATATATTCCAAGAAAACTTTGTGAACCAAGATATAGAGGCAACAGTTGGGATGGGGCATGTAAGAAGTGCTACGAATGTTCCTGACATTCCAGACCCACATCCATTTGTCTGGCAATATGAACCTTATGCGCATCAATTTACTTTTGCTCATAACGGAACTGTAGATAAGTATTACATAACTTGGCAGATTAATGGGTTCTTAGATTGGTGTCAGGAGAATGGATTTGAACCACAAATGCATGGTGGAACAGGTGAATGGTGGAATAATTTGTATTATGTAGTTGATACAGAAATATACTTCTTCTTAGTCATGTGGCGGATTTATTTAAATGATGGAGATATTATATCGGGTATTCATGAAGCGCTGAATCTAATTAGTGATCTTACTTATTGGCCCACTACTGCTAAGAATTTCATATTCTCTGATAATACAGGTTTATATGCATATAGGGAGATAGAAGCTGGATCTCCATCTGTTTATGAACTTTATTATTTTGATGATTCTAACTGTAATATCTTAGCAGCGATGAGTGACCCACCTGGCGATAATCCACCACCTGGATGGAATTATATTAATGATGGTACTTTAGTATATCTCCCTCGCGTTGGTAATGCGACTGCTTTTGAGGATTTCTATTCAAATGATGTATTTGTTCACCACCTAGAAGGAGATGAAAGTATAAGATGGAACTGGGTCTCATTCCCTGTGCTGGAAGAGATTGAGCCTGTGGGAACCAATGCTCTGGATGTCTTGGCATCAATATTAGACCCGGATATATTAGAGGGAGTATATTATGAAAGTAATACTGATCCTGTAATCTGGTATAATGAGCAGATCTTAGATTGGGAGAACGATCTTGAAGATGAGAATTTCCACACCATAGATGGTTACAAGATAAGGATGAATCAGCCCGCTGTTCTGCTTGTTTCTGGGGATTGGGAACTTCAAACAACAGAAATACCTTTGTATGAAAATCAAGAGAACTGGATTGGTT
- a CDS encoding N-acetyltransferase, translated as MKIRIKKVESKSDLNKFIKLPWRIYKNDINWVPPLISQMKSTFNPNKNPYFKHSEVQFFLATKNNNIVGRIAAHINRTHNNFHKDRVGFFGFFECIPDYDVAKTLFDEAYNWLKKREMEVIRGPMNFSTNDELGLLIKGFNMSPMVMMTYNPQYYKSFIEKYGFKKAKDLYAYYIDFHEKMPERFERLMKRVKERKRFILRKLNPKKIEQEISAIFHVYNQAWQYNWGFVPMDENEFHHTANELKKIIDYDLVFVAEIDNKPVGFSLSLPDINQALIKINGRLFPLGWLKLLLAFKKIDRVRTITLGIVKKYKDLGIDLAFYYETIKNAIKKRCGRGEASWILEDNMKMRRPLERMGADIYKVYRIYDKKLV; from the coding sequence ATGAAAATAAGAATCAAAAAAGTTGAATCAAAAAGTGATTTAAATAAGTTCATAAAATTGCCCTGGAGAATATATAAAAATGATATAAATTGGGTTCCTCCTCTTATATCCCAGATGAAATCTACTTTCAATCCAAACAAAAATCCTTATTTCAAACATTCTGAAGTACAATTCTTTTTAGCAACAAAAAATAATAATATTGTGGGACGCATTGCTGCACATATAAATAGGACTCACAATAATTTTCATAAAGACAGGGTTGGATTTTTTGGTTTCTTTGAATGTATTCCAGACTATGATGTAGCAAAAACTCTTTTTGATGAAGCATATAATTGGCTTAAAAAAAGAGAAATGGAAGTTATTCGGGGACCAATGAATTTTTCCACTAATGATGAATTAGGTTTGCTTATCAAAGGGTTTAATATGTCGCCAATGGTGATGATGACTTACAATCCACAATATTATAAAAGTTTTATTGAAAAGTATGGCTTCAAAAAGGCGAAGGATTTATACGCTTATTATATTGATTTTCACGAAAAGATGCCAGAAAGATTTGAACGGCTTATGAAGCGGGTTAAGGAGAGGAAAAGATTTATTCTACGAAAGCTTAATCCCAAAAAAATTGAGCAGGAGATCTCTGCAATATTTCATGTTTATAATCAAGCTTGGCAGTATAACTGGGGTTTTGTTCCAATGGATGAAAATGAATTTCACCATACGGCAAATGAACTCAAAAAAATCATTGATTATGATTTAGTTTTTGTTGCAGAGATTGACAATAAACCAGTAGGCTTTTCCTTATCTCTTCCCGACATAAATCAGGCATTAATTAAAATAAATGGACGATTATTTCCACTTGGGTGGCTAAAATTATTATTGGCATTTAAAAAGATAGATAGAGTAAGAACGATCACTTTGGGTATTGTGAAAAAATACAAGGATCTTGGTATTGACCTTGCTTTTTATTATGAAACAATTAAGAATGCTATAAAAAAAAGGTGCGGTCGCGGAGAAGCTTCCTGGATATTAGAAGATAATATGAAAATGCGCAGACCGCTTGAGAGAATGGGTGCTGATATTTATAAAGTCTACCGTATTTACGATAAAAAATTAGTATAA